A genomic segment from Triticum dicoccoides isolate Atlit2015 ecotype Zavitan chromosome 1A, WEW_v2.0, whole genome shotgun sequence encodes:
- the LOC119284027 gene encoding serotonin N-acetyltransferase 1, chloroplastic-like → MVAAFAVTPSSSICGVCVPTACRPEARGIVPAPRFFHNRNQANTRSAAAWSLKAGLWDSLKSGFLKTSNSTETVEPLSTALEEEEIVPEELVLLERTLPDGSTEQILFSSAGDIDVYDLQALCDKVGWPRRPLTKIAASLRNSYLVATLHSITRSSETEGEERKQLIGMARATSDHAFNATIWDVLVDPSYQGQGLGKTLMEKVIRTLLQRDISNITLFADSKVVDFYKNMGFEADPQGIKGMFWYPRV, encoded by the exons ATGGTGGCCGCCTTCGCCGTCACTCCCTCCTCGTCCAT ATGCGGCGTCTGCGTCCCGACGGCGTGCCGTCCGGAGGCGCGGGGCATAGTGCCGGCGCCGAGGTTCTTCCATAACCGGAACCAAG CGAACACACGGTCTGcagcagcttggtccttgaaggCCGGTCTATGGGACTCTCTCAAATCTGG GTTTTTAAAAACTAGCAATAGTACAGAGACAGTAGAGCCACTATCCACAGCACTTGAAGAAGAAGAAATTGTACCTGAGGAATTAGTGCTCCTAGAAAGGACACTCCCTGACGGTAGCACAGAACAGATCTTAttttcttcagctggtgatattgaTGTATATGATCTCCAGGCCTTATGTGACAAG GTAGGATGGCCACGCAGACCTCTAACAAAAATAGCAGCATCCTTAAGAAACAGCTACTTGGTCGCTACACTACATTCAATAACTAGGTCTTCGGAAACAG AGGGAGAAGAGAGGAAGCAACTGATTGGTATGGCGCGGGCAACTTCAGACCATGCGTTCAATGCTACAATCTGGGACGTCCTTGTTGATCCTTCCTATCAG GGTCAAGGTCTTGGTAAAACACTCATGGAGAAAGTGATCCGTACTCTGCTCCAGAGGGACATCAGCAACATCACACTATTTGCGGACAGTAAAG TGGTGGACTTCTACAAGAACATGGGGTTCGAAGCCGACCCCCAGGGCATCAAGGGCATGTTCTGGTACCCCAGAGTTTAG
- the LOC119284038 gene encoding probable LRR receptor-like serine/threonine-protein kinase At1g06840 isoform X1, whose protein sequence is MVIFGGIFCVVILAVMLPCLDVALGQSTDPSEVDALGAIKRSLLDPMNNLENWNRGDPCTSNWTGVFCHIINDALHVTELQLFKRNLSGTLAPEVSLLSQLKTLDFMWNNLTGSIPKEIGNITTLKLILLNGNQLSGFLPDEIGNLQSLNRLQIDQNQILGPIPKSFANLRNVKHLHMNNNSLSGKIPSELWRIPLLLHLLVDNNNLSGPLPTELAKSPVLKILQADNNNFSGSSIPSTYSNIKTLLKLSLRNCNLQGAIPDLSAISELGYLDLSWNKLTGPIPTNKLAPNITTLDLSHNLLNGTVPLNFSELPNLQLLSVENNHLDGDVPSTIWNDIVLTGNRSLVLDFQNNYLKTIPAAFSPPQNVTVMLYGNPVCGNSSGAPIDSLCQPQSVNQQTSKQQQDSSPICSPCPSDKNYEYNPSSPIPCFCAVPLGVGLRLKSPGITDFNPYEGAFGDSTTSLLKLYVYQLHVEHYTWEVGPRLNMHLKLFPSNTSLFNMSEVVRLRHVLAGWEITLPDIFGPYELLNFTLGSYADEYPNEASSGLSKTAMGGILASAIAAAFALSAVATVFIMRRRSRHRSRTISKRSLSRFSVKIDGVRCFKFEEMARATNNFDLLAQVGQGGYGKVYRGTLDDGEIVAIKRAHEDSLQGSKEFCTEIELLSRLHHRNLVSLVGYCDEADEQMLVYEYMPNGTLRDHLSSKAKLSPGFGLRLHIALGASKGILYLHTDANPPIFHRDVKASNILLDSKFVPKVADFGLSRLAPVPDIEGTLAGHVSTVVKGTPGYLDPEYFLTHKLTDKSDVYSLGVVFLEMLTGMKPIEHGKNIVREVNKAYQSGNISEIVDSRMGLCPPDCINRFLLLATKCCQDETDARPSMSEIVRELEVILRMMPEADLVLLETTDTDSADMSKSLSTSSATGTSFVTQTSGSVNASSGVLSEVMSPR, encoded by the exons ATGGTTATTTTTGGAGGCATCTTCTGCGTGGTTATTCTGGCTGTGATGCTCCCCTGCTTGGATGTTGCGCTGGGGCAAAGTACTGACCCTTCAGAAG TCGATGCACTCGGGGCTATCAAGCGAAGCTTACTTGATCCTATGAATAACCTTGAGAACTGGAACAGGGGAGATCCATGCACTTCTAATTGGACAGGAGTTTTCTGCCACATAATCAATGATGCGCTTCATGTGACAGAATT ACAGTTATTTAAGAGGAACCTGTCTGGAACTTTGGCACCAGAGGTCAGTCTTTTATCTCAGCTGAAAACACT GGATTTTATGTGGAACAATTTAACAGGCAGCATCCCAAAAGAGATAGGAAACATCACTACACTCAAACTTAT ACTATTGAATGGCAATCAGCTCTCTGGTTTCCTACCAGATGAGATCGGCAACCTTCAGAGCTTGAACAGGTTACAAATTGACCAAAACCAAATACTGGGACCGATACCGAAGTCATTTGCCAACTTAAGAAATGTGAAACATCT CCACATGAACAATAATTCATTAAGTGGGAAAATTCCATCTGAATTGTGGAGAATCCCGTTACTTCTTCACCT CCTTGTTGACAACAACAATTTGTCTGGACCTCTTCCTACAGAATTAGCAAAGTCACCTGTTTTGAAAATACT TCAGGCTGACAACAATAACTTCAGTGGAAGTTCCATCCCTTCTACATACAGCAACATAAAAACACTGTTAAAGCT GAGTCTTAGGAACTGCAACTTGCAGGGCGCTATTCCTGATCTGAGTGCCATATCTGAACTTGGCTATTT GGATCTTAGCTGGAACAAACTGACAGGACCAATACCAACTAATAAGCTTGCGCCAAATATCACTACTCT TGATTTGTCACACAACTTGCTTAATGGAACTGTCCCGTTAAACTTCTCAGAGCTTCCTAATCTTCAGCTTTT GTCAGTTGAAAACAACCATCTAGATGGTGATGTTCCCTCGACAATCTGGAATGACATCGTTCTTACTGGAAATCGAAGCCTTGTTCT GGATTTCCAAAATAATTACCTCAAGACTATTCCAGCTGCATTTAGTCCTCCCCAAAATGTTACTGTAAT GTTGTATGGAAACCCTGTCTGTGGGAATTCTAGTGGAGCTCCGATAGACAGCCTCTGTCAACCCCAGTCTGTAAACCAGCAAACCTCTAAACAGCAACAAGACTCTAGCCCAATTTGTTCACCTTGCCCATCAGATAAAAATTACGAGTACAACCCATCATCCCCTATACCGTGTTTTTGTGCCGTGCCACTTGGAGTTGGACTTCGACTGAAGAGTCCAGGAATCACAGACTTCAATCCTTATGAAGGTGCCTTCGGGGACAGCACAACGTCTTTATTGAAACTGTATGTTTACCAGCTACATGTTGAGCACTACACATGGGAGGTGGGTCCAAGGCTCAACATGCACCTCAAGTTATTCCCAAGCAATACAAGTTTATTCAATATGTCTGAGGTTGTGCGACTCCGACATGTACTTGCTGGATGGGAAATTACTCTTCCAGATATCTTTGGTCCATATGAGCTTCTCAATTTCACACTTGGTTCTTATGCAGATG AATATCCAAATGAAGCTTCATCGGGTTTAAGCAAAACCGCAATGGGCGGTATCCTGGCAAGCGCAATAGCTGCTGCTTTTGCACTTTCTGCAGTAGCCACTGTTTTTATAATGAGAAGGCGTTCAAGACACAGAAGTAGAACCATTTCAAAACGGTCAC TGTCGAGATTTTCTGTCAAAATTGACGGTGTGAGGTGCTTCAAATTTGAAGAAATGGCTAGGGCCACCAATAATTTTGACCTGTTAGCTCAAGTTGGTCAAGGAGGTTATGGAAAAGTCTATAGAGGAACTCTAGATGATGGGGAAATTGTAGCAATCAAACGGGCACATGAGGATTCTCTGCAAGGTTCGAAGGAGTTCTGCACGGAAATAGAGCTGTTATCCAGATTGCATCATCGGAATCTGGTTTCCTTAGTTGGCTATTGTGATGAAGCAGATGAACAG ATGCTAGTTTATGAATACATGCCAAATGGTACTTTACGCGATCATCTTTCTT CCAAGGCCAAACTATCTCCCGGTTTTGGGTTGAGGCTTCACATAGCATTGGGTGCCTCCAAGGGAATTCTGTATCTACACACTGATGCAAACCCTCCTATATTTCACCGTGATGTGAAGGCCAGTAACATTCTTTTGGACTCGAAATTTGTTCCAAAGGTGGCTGACTTTGGTCTTTCGAGGCTTGCCCCAGTGCCGGATATTGAAGGGACATTAGCAGGTCATGTTTCCACTGTTGTTAAGGGCACACCA GGATATCTTGATCCAGAATACTTCCTGACTCATAAATTGACGGATAAAAGTGACGTGTACAGCCTTGGTGTTGTGTTTCTTGAAATGTTGACTGGGATGAAGCCAATTGAGCATGGGAAGAACATAGTGAGAGAG GTAAACAAAGCGTACCAATCAGGCAATATTTCTGAAATCGTCGACAGCCGGATGGGCCTGTGTCCTCCAGACTGCATCAATAGGTTCCTCTTGCTAGCAACCAAGTGCTGCCAGGATGAGACCGACGCAAGGCCTTCCATGTCAGAGATCGTCCGAGAACTTGAGGTCATCTTGAGGATGATGCCTGAGGCGGATCTTGTTCTGCTGGAGACTACGGATACAGACTCAGCTGATATGAG
- the LOC119284038 gene encoding probable LRR receptor-like serine/threonine-protein kinase At1g06840 isoform X2 → MWNNLTGSIPKEIGNITTLKLILLNGNQLSGFLPDEIGNLQSLNRLQIDQNQILGPIPKSFANLRNVKHLHMNNNSLSGKIPSELWRIPLLLHLLVDNNNLSGPLPTELAKSPVLKILQADNNNFSGSSIPSTYSNIKTLLKLSLRNCNLQGAIPDLSAISELGYLDLSWNKLTGPIPTNKLAPNITTLDLSHNLLNGTVPLNFSELPNLQLLSVENNHLDGDVPSTIWNDIVLTGNRSLVLDFQNNYLKTIPAAFSPPQNVTVMLYGNPVCGNSSGAPIDSLCQPQSVNQQTSKQQQDSSPICSPCPSDKNYEYNPSSPIPCFCAVPLGVGLRLKSPGITDFNPYEGAFGDSTTSLLKLYVYQLHVEHYTWEVGPRLNMHLKLFPSNTSLFNMSEVVRLRHVLAGWEITLPDIFGPYELLNFTLGSYADEYPNEASSGLSKTAMGGILASAIAAAFALSAVATVFIMRRRSRHRSRTISKRSLSRFSVKIDGVRCFKFEEMARATNNFDLLAQVGQGGYGKVYRGTLDDGEIVAIKRAHEDSLQGSKEFCTEIELLSRLHHRNLVSLVGYCDEADEQMLVYEYMPNGTLRDHLSSKAKLSPGFGLRLHIALGASKGILYLHTDANPPIFHRDVKASNILLDSKFVPKVADFGLSRLAPVPDIEGTLAGHVSTVVKGTPGYLDPEYFLTHKLTDKSDVYSLGVVFLEMLTGMKPIEHGKNIVREVNKAYQSGNISEIVDSRMGLCPPDCINRFLLLATKCCQDETDARPSMSEIVRELEVILRMMPEADLVLLETTDTDSADMSKSLSTSSATGTSFVTQTSGSVNASSGVLSEVMSPR, encoded by the exons ATGTGGAACAATTTAACAGGCAGCATCCCAAAAGAGATAGGAAACATCACTACACTCAAACTTAT ACTATTGAATGGCAATCAGCTCTCTGGTTTCCTACCAGATGAGATCGGCAACCTTCAGAGCTTGAACAGGTTACAAATTGACCAAAACCAAATACTGGGACCGATACCGAAGTCATTTGCCAACTTAAGAAATGTGAAACATCT CCACATGAACAATAATTCATTAAGTGGGAAAATTCCATCTGAATTGTGGAGAATCCCGTTACTTCTTCACCT CCTTGTTGACAACAACAATTTGTCTGGACCTCTTCCTACAGAATTAGCAAAGTCACCTGTTTTGAAAATACT TCAGGCTGACAACAATAACTTCAGTGGAAGTTCCATCCCTTCTACATACAGCAACATAAAAACACTGTTAAAGCT GAGTCTTAGGAACTGCAACTTGCAGGGCGCTATTCCTGATCTGAGTGCCATATCTGAACTTGGCTATTT GGATCTTAGCTGGAACAAACTGACAGGACCAATACCAACTAATAAGCTTGCGCCAAATATCACTACTCT TGATTTGTCACACAACTTGCTTAATGGAACTGTCCCGTTAAACTTCTCAGAGCTTCCTAATCTTCAGCTTTT GTCAGTTGAAAACAACCATCTAGATGGTGATGTTCCCTCGACAATCTGGAATGACATCGTTCTTACTGGAAATCGAAGCCTTGTTCT GGATTTCCAAAATAATTACCTCAAGACTATTCCAGCTGCATTTAGTCCTCCCCAAAATGTTACTGTAAT GTTGTATGGAAACCCTGTCTGTGGGAATTCTAGTGGAGCTCCGATAGACAGCCTCTGTCAACCCCAGTCTGTAAACCAGCAAACCTCTAAACAGCAACAAGACTCTAGCCCAATTTGTTCACCTTGCCCATCAGATAAAAATTACGAGTACAACCCATCATCCCCTATACCGTGTTTTTGTGCCGTGCCACTTGGAGTTGGACTTCGACTGAAGAGTCCAGGAATCACAGACTTCAATCCTTATGAAGGTGCCTTCGGGGACAGCACAACGTCTTTATTGAAACTGTATGTTTACCAGCTACATGTTGAGCACTACACATGGGAGGTGGGTCCAAGGCTCAACATGCACCTCAAGTTATTCCCAAGCAATACAAGTTTATTCAATATGTCTGAGGTTGTGCGACTCCGACATGTACTTGCTGGATGGGAAATTACTCTTCCAGATATCTTTGGTCCATATGAGCTTCTCAATTTCACACTTGGTTCTTATGCAGATG AATATCCAAATGAAGCTTCATCGGGTTTAAGCAAAACCGCAATGGGCGGTATCCTGGCAAGCGCAATAGCTGCTGCTTTTGCACTTTCTGCAGTAGCCACTGTTTTTATAATGAGAAGGCGTTCAAGACACAGAAGTAGAACCATTTCAAAACGGTCAC TGTCGAGATTTTCTGTCAAAATTGACGGTGTGAGGTGCTTCAAATTTGAAGAAATGGCTAGGGCCACCAATAATTTTGACCTGTTAGCTCAAGTTGGTCAAGGAGGTTATGGAAAAGTCTATAGAGGAACTCTAGATGATGGGGAAATTGTAGCAATCAAACGGGCACATGAGGATTCTCTGCAAGGTTCGAAGGAGTTCTGCACGGAAATAGAGCTGTTATCCAGATTGCATCATCGGAATCTGGTTTCCTTAGTTGGCTATTGTGATGAAGCAGATGAACAG ATGCTAGTTTATGAATACATGCCAAATGGTACTTTACGCGATCATCTTTCTT CCAAGGCCAAACTATCTCCCGGTTTTGGGTTGAGGCTTCACATAGCATTGGGTGCCTCCAAGGGAATTCTGTATCTACACACTGATGCAAACCCTCCTATATTTCACCGTGATGTGAAGGCCAGTAACATTCTTTTGGACTCGAAATTTGTTCCAAAGGTGGCTGACTTTGGTCTTTCGAGGCTTGCCCCAGTGCCGGATATTGAAGGGACATTAGCAGGTCATGTTTCCACTGTTGTTAAGGGCACACCA GGATATCTTGATCCAGAATACTTCCTGACTCATAAATTGACGGATAAAAGTGACGTGTACAGCCTTGGTGTTGTGTTTCTTGAAATGTTGACTGGGATGAAGCCAATTGAGCATGGGAAGAACATAGTGAGAGAG GTAAACAAAGCGTACCAATCAGGCAATATTTCTGAAATCGTCGACAGCCGGATGGGCCTGTGTCCTCCAGACTGCATCAATAGGTTCCTCTTGCTAGCAACCAAGTGCTGCCAGGATGAGACCGACGCAAGGCCTTCCATGTCAGAGATCGTCCGAGAACTTGAGGTCATCTTGAGGATGATGCCTGAGGCGGATCTTGTTCTGCTGGAGACTACGGATACAGACTCAGCTGATATGAG